A stretch of the Zeugodacus cucurbitae isolate PBARC_wt_2022May chromosome 6, idZeuCucr1.2, whole genome shotgun sequence genome encodes the following:
- the LOC105213393 gene encoding KAT8 regulatory NSL complex subunit 3 isoform X2 translates to MMTSYMKLFEDFLQRKECDGTRTAPAASEDEDIEQQNSSFESVCGTINSISSEGGGSNKMEHSYTRDNTRPLASVSTGLLPARTILVRRTPQCPSCHTHPEEHDFEDFNQANVPSYNEIAAKEAMNECSRIAKYVKNNNPDDDDWEAHINQIGWSNMQKTLFNKVANILDNDQLGRLANVNRQNEAMQRRVAIDKSASRMRRALAAVAWDSRLTQWLHCLLMDSLPSTYMASYLDILQTLKSKLPTLMDKMLFGRPLNVSQELLAPVMKNKWEPIVSTKVRKLTQNAVIVALPSVPTSGPVPNRLQKWYHQLASITQIVQVTLPSNVSHIARQPLEQVAEQIVSLTRVKIQELRNENAQRSIILIGFNAGAALALQVAMSENVSCVVCMGFAYNTFNGIRGTPDDRILDIKVPILFVVGQNSAKTSTEEMESLREKMQSESSLVVVGSADDVLRVPKSRRKLDNVTQSMVDAMVVDEIYEFIKRTLTNPPGPRVPTTVTSFMHTKQGRNSISNNAGGSSAEGNTKNGPVQRKRKNDAVNSDQETPAKTKYVNSTKLKKVKIPDPFQVKRKVGRPRTRPLIASTSTPAKTSSNVLAGGTSKTAQQQNKKTQASSNSSITNEDLNMAIQSILGDTSEQDGATMNTSNDTTQAAQKIVTNYEIVAPSKSTPIKTALINPLQKQTLPAGAKIKMIPSNQFVQLKPPLQSQSKIYTIKTASMQQSSKSGNTNIGSIVSTTPTVSTVANHQQQIFTLKSPNGQTTQFVTAAPPGTAQQKYTVMKNVSGGTTLQLANTAFSAIKGSTQNSSSASNMDLSNIIDMPIVFADNEANTSGVGQLIISQKIIKEATTTGSSATGMVATSPKTGGGTYIINKAVGSPILQQTAQTSVNKQNKVVFINRNTMKPCPNIISRSNVTQQLPKYTKVVVTNPKTSATTLVPRPAMQLTTAQLPVGTASGSTPLVSSVKQVNLQTLKSPVSIGARQTSGILNVSTKSLPQVQIISTTAAGAGSLTNTANPTATTSGSTVLTDRPQIRNIVVKPGGLKQIPALSSHVFNRNLTVRKMVNIIPSTNPASSSSTSPGVSIVAQTTTSQDSSQGNSVGASSIQTSPKVITLNPINPSASKE, encoded by the exons ATGATGACTTCATATATGAAACTGTTCGAGGACTTCTTGCAGCGCAAGGAATGTGATGGAACTCGTACAGCACCTGCTGCATCTGAGGACGAAGATATAGag CAACAAAATTCGTCTTTTGAGTCTGTTTGTGGAACTATTAATTCTATCAGTAGTGAAGGGGGAGGTAGTAATAAAATGGAACACAGTTACACGAGAGACAATACCCGGCCGCTGGCAAGTGTTAGCACAGGCTTGTTACCAGCTCGTACAATTCTGGTTCGTCGTACACCACAGTGTCCTTCTTGTCATACACATCCCGAAGAGCATgattttgaagattttaatCAGGCCAATGTGCCCTCTTACAATGAAATAGCGGCCAAAGAAGCCATGAATGAGTGTTCTCGAATTGCTAAATACGTAAAAAACAATAATCCAGACGACGATGATTGGGAAGCACATATTAACCA aaTTGGTTGGAGCAACATGCAAAAGACACTTTTCAATAAAGTAGCAAATATTTTGGATAACGATCAGTTAGGACGATTAGCCAATGTTAACCGTCAAAACGAAGCTATGCAACGTCGTGTCGCTATCGATAAGTCTGCTAGTCGAATGCGCAGGGCGTTAGCTGCTGTTGCTTGGGACTCACGACTCACACAATGGCTACATTGTTTGCTAATGGATTCACTTCCATCAACATATATGGCGTCTTATttagatattttgcaaacattaAAATCTAAATTACCAACACTTATGGATAAAATGCTATTTGGGCGGCCACTAAATGTTAGCCAAGAACTTTTGGCGCCAGTAATGAAAAACAAATGGGAGCCAATTGTTAGTACGAAAGTTCGCAAACTAACACAGAATGCAGTAATAGTTGCGCTGCCTTCTGTACCTACTAGTGGTCCAGTACCTAATCGCCTTCAAAAATGGTATCATCAATTGGCCAGCATAACACAAATTGTACAAGTAACTCTTCCCTCCAATG TTAGTCATATAGCTCGGCAACCATTGGAGCAAGTAGCCGAACAAATAGTGTCACTTACTCGAGTTAAAATACAAGAATTACGAAACGAAAATGCTCAGCGAAGCATCATATTGATAGGATTTAACGCTGGTGCTGCTCTCGCTCTACAAGTGGCTATGTCGGAGAATGTGTCATGTGTAGTATGTATGGGCTTTGCTTATAATACATTTAACGGAATACGTGGAACTCCTGACGACCGTATATTAGACATAAAGGTGCCAATATTATTTGTGGTTGGTCAGAATTCAGCAAAAACAAG TACTGAGGAAATGGAGTCGTTACGTGAAAAAATGCAATCGGAAAGCTCCTTAGTGGTGGTGGGCAGTGCGGATGATGTTCTGCGCGTTCCTAAAAGCCGCAGAAAGTTAGATAATGTCACACAATCGATGGTGGATGCTATGGTCGTG gATGAAATATAcgaatttattaaaagaacGCTCACCAATCCTCCCGGTCCACGGGTACCAACCACAGTAACAAGTTTCATGCATACTAAACAGGGACGAAACTCAATCAGCAACAACGCTGGCGGTAGCAGTGCGGAAGGTAATACGAAAAATGGGCCTGTACAAAGAAAGCGTAAGAATGATGCTGTGAACTCCGATCAAGAGACGCCTGCGAAAACTAAATATGTTAATTCAA CCaaactaaaaaaagtaaaaatcccAGACCCATTCCAAGTGAAACGAAagg TCGGTCGTCCAAGAACGCGTCCTTTGATAGCCTCCACATCCACTCCAGCTAAAACAAGCTCAAATGTACTGGCAGGGGGTACTTCAAAAACAGCTCAGCAGCAAAACAAGAAGACGCAAGCATCTTCGAATTCTTCTATAACGAACGAGGATTTGAACATGGCTATACAATCAATACTGGGTGATACGAGTGAACAAGATGGTGCGACAATGAATACCAGTAACGATACAACTCAAGCTGCACAGAAAATTGTAACGAATTACGAAATTGTTGCGCCATCAAAATCGACTCCAATCAAGACCGCATTAATAAATCCGCTGCAAAAGCAAACCCTTCCAGCCGGTGCCAAAATAAAGATGATACCTTCTAACCAATTCGTGCAACTCAAGCCGCCATTGCAATCGCAATCGAAAATTTACACAATCAAAACAGCCTCGATGCAACAGAGCAGCAAATCAGGAAATACCAACATCGGCAGTAtcgtatcaacaacaccaaccgtCAGCACCGTTGCGAACCATCAACAACAGATATTCACTTTAAAGTCACCCAATGGCCAGACGACGCAATTCGTTACAGCTGCACCACCCGGCACGGCTCAGCAAAAGTACACCGTCATGAAGAATGTAAGTGGTGGAACTACACTGCAGTTAGCAAACACAGCCTTTAGCGCCATAAAAGGGAGCACGCAAAACTCTTCATCTGCCTCCAATATGGATCTTTCAAACATTATCGACATGCCAATTGTATTCGCGGATAATGAAG CTAATACTTCCGGTGTCGGGCAACTGATTATAAGtcagaaaattattaaagaagcTACTACCACTGGGTCTAGTGCGACTGGTATGGTGGCCACTTCGCCTAAAACTGGTGGCGgcacatatataattaataaagctGTTGGCAGCCCAATCTTACAACAAACCGCTCAAACATCagtcaataaacaaaataaggTGGTCTTCATCAATCGAAACACTATGAAGCCTTGCCCGAATATCATTTCACGCTCGAATGTCACACAACAATTGCCGAAATACACCAAAGTTGTTGTAACGAATCCGAAGACTTCGGCAACAACACTTGTGCCCCGTCCAGCAATGCAGCTAACGACAGCACAGCTTCCAGTGGGTACAGCCAGTGGCAGCACTCCACTAGTGTCGTCTGTGAAACAAGTGAATTTACAGACACTAAAGTCGCCAGTCAGTATTGGTGCGCGACAGACATCAGGCATATTGAATGTCTCCACAAAGTCGCTGCCACAAGTGCAAATAATTAGCACAACCGCTGCTGGGGCAGGTAGTCTCACTAACACGGCCAATCCAACAGCTACAACTAGTGGCAGCACTGTCTTGACCGACCGTCCGCAAATTCGAAATATCGTTGTGAAACCTGGAGGATTGAAGCAAATACCTGCTTTGTCCTCTCACgtatttaatagaaatttaacCGTTCGTAAAATGGTGAATATCATACCCAGTACAAATCCAGCGAGCTCATCATCAACCTCACCTGGTGTATCCATAGTGGCTCAGACGACTACTTCACAGGATAGTAGTCAAGGTAATTCCGTTGGCGCATCATCCATACAAACCTCACCGAAGGTGATAACTTTGAATCCGATTAATCCTTCGGCATCCAAGGAGTGA